In Xylanibacillus composti, the sequence ATCCATCATAAGCCAGTTTGATCTCAATGACGTCATCCATTGTCAGACCGTTTTCTGCAAGCTGCTCAATTTCTTCGTCTTTAATCGGACGGGATGCATCTGCGAAGTCAAGCTCTCCCGGGATAAACTTCTTGAAGCCTGCGGAGGAACCGGCACGTCCTACCTGTACGCTTACGCCAGACTGTTTCGTAGACATGTATTCTTCTGCAATGCGAGCCATGAGCGGATACACAGTACCGGAACCGTCAATGATAACTGCGCCGGAAAGATTTTCTTCGACAGGCTCTTCTGAATTTGCAGCAGAGTTATTGCCAGTGCTTGGCGTGTTGTTTTGCGCTCCTTCGTTAGTGCCTGCATTGCCGCCGCTGTTATTTCCGCCGCCGCAAGCCACGACGACTGCCATAAGTACAGCAACCAAAAAGACGACCCCAGTAGATTTCACAAGCTTTTTCATAACGCACAACTTCCTCCTCGTTTTTTATATGTTTCTCTCAACGTTTCTCATCATACTGTGCCAGTGTTATGTCTCTATCAATAGAATGTTAACGGAATGTAAAATTTCATTGGACGCTTCAGTTTAGTTGAAATCGCTTCGTCTTTGCGCTGAGCGAATGCGCCAATTTCGTCAACTCTTGGCCCGTTACATGGGTGCTTTCCATCTGTGCCATCTGATCATAGCTTAACGACAATATCTGTTCCGCGCTGGCAGACGTCTCCTGCGAGACGGAGGCGAAATTCATCATGACCTCCTGCAATAATGGAACGGATTGCTGAAGTCCTTGCAGCTCGCCCTGCATCGCCTTCAAGCGCAAGCTCACCGTATCAATATGATCCAAGAGATTGTCCCATGCACCTTTGGATTGATCGGCATCTTTAAGATGCACTTCGATCTTTCCTATCATGCGGTGAAATTCCTCCATCGCTTCCGAGGCAACCTGCTCCATGTTCCGTATCGATTTCGTAATGACTTCTGCCGCAACGGAGGATTGATCGGCAAGATTTCGGATTTCTGTCGCGACAACAGAAAAGCCTTTTCCCGCTTCGCCCGCCCTCGCGGCTTCAATAGAAGCGTTTAACGCAAGCAGCTTGGTACGACTGGCGACCTCTTGAATGAGCCCAACTTGTCCCGATATAGACGACGAATGCTTCTTGACCTCTTCCACCGTATTCATCATATGCGTAAATTCCGTTTCATATTTGCGTATGGTATCCATCAAGCTGGCCACGCTCTCTTCCCCTTGCTTGGCGGAATCGTCCATCTGCACGGATCGGACGAATACCTCGCTCATGCTTTGCATGATGGATTCGATTTTTTCCTTCATTTCGTGAAAGCGGGCCAAGCTCGTCTCCGAGCCTTCCGCCGTTTGGGCGGCGCCATCCTTCACCACATGGATCGATTCAATCAATTGCTGACTGTAGGACAAGGCTTCTTCTGACGTCTCGCTCAGTTTGCCTCCTGCAGCATTCAGATCGTTCGTAGTATCTTTCAGTTCCCCAATGACCGTTCGCATCTGATCAAGCATTGTGGCAAAGCTTGATTGCAAGGACACAATCTCGGGCACCTTGGTGCGAATCGAGATCGGCTGCTGCATATTGCCGTTTCTGACGCCTTCCATGATCCGCTTTAATTGCGTTAATGGCCTGGTCAGACTGCGAACGAACCATAGAATGAGCAATATCGATACCGCTATGCAGCCCATTATAATAAACAGCATAAATTGGGCCATCTGATAGATGGGACCCAGGTATGAACTGGTTTCCACCAGCAGCACATATTTCCCGTCTATTTCCGGCATAGTCTTTACTGCAACCGTGTAATCTATTCCTTGCAGTTTGCTGTGGAACACCCTGTCCCCCCCCGCTGCTCACTTCATCCAAGAAGGCAGGGGACAACTGGATGGAACTGTCTTTGCTCGCATCGAACGGTACGACTTCTCCGTTGACCAAGGAGAAAAATGCCGGGATGAAACCATTGCTTTCCAACTGCCGCTTCTGCTCGTAAATGCTCATCTGCAGCTGATTGAGAAAGTACTGCTCATCGCTCACATAAACAAACTTCAGATTTCGTACCACATAGGATATGACATCCGCTTCCCGCTCCAAACGGTCCTCCACCGTATGGATCAAAGTCTGTTGCGCTTTCATGTAGGAACTCGCACCCACAGCAAGCGTCGATAGAACCAGCAACGCAATAAATAAAATCAATAATCGATTTCGCAAGCTAATCTGGCTGAATCGATTGCCCCAAGCGCTTCCTTGCCGATCCGATGTGGAAACAGCTCGCGGATTCACTTGATTGATTCGCTTCCATACAGTCGTGATCAATCTGCACCCTCCATCCGAATCTGATCTGTCATTGTTGGTGTAGCTCTCTACCATCCTTCTAGTCAACCAACTCTATTTGTTGCACGGATATAGGAAATGAGTCGCATGACCACTCCTTCCTCCAGATTGGTTTGGACATCATTCGACAAGTTTCTCTTGGATGCGCTAAGATTTGATAGGTCCAACTTCCCCCAGCATATCAAGCCAAGATCATCTGATCTTCGTGACTTTGTAAACTTTGTGTAAAACTTTGCGGCACAACAAAAAAAAAACCGTTCGCTCAGAACGGTTTTGAAGCATTGCATCTATGAGGACCCCGACATTCATCTAGCCGAATCGTCCGGTTATATAGTCTTCTGTACGTTGGTCTGTCGGCGTGGAGAAGATCTGCGTAGTATCTCCGAATTCCACTACTTCCCCATTCAGGAAAAATGCCGTTTTGTCGGATACTCGCGCCGCCTGCTGCATATTGTGCGTCACGATGATGATCGTGTAGCTCTCCTTGAATTCCTGAATGAGCTCCTCAATCTTCAAGGTGGAGATCGGATCCAAAGCCGAAGTCGGCTCATCCATCAACAGGATGTCGGGATTGACCGCCAAGGCGCGGGCAATGCACAGCCTCTGCTGCTGACCGCCTGATAGGCCGAATGCATTCTTCTTGAGATGATCCTTCACCTCGTCCCAAAGTGCGGCTTTCCGCAGGCTTTGCTCCACAATCAGATCCAAATCCGCTTTATTTCGTATCCCGTGAATCTTGGGTCCATAAGCCACATTGTCGTAAATGGACTTGGGAAATGGGTTGGGCTGCTGGAACACCATCCCTACCTCTTTGCGAATCAACTCGGGGTTGATGCCGGATTCGTAGATGTCTTGCGATTTGATCTTCACCTTTCCGGTAATGCGCACGCCTTGGATCAGATCATTCATCCGATTCAGCGTTCGCAGAAAAGTCGATTTCCCGCATCCCGACGGTCCGATAAATGCGGTAACCTCGTGAGAACGCATTGTCATCGAAATGTTCTTCAAGGCATGAAATTCGGAATAGTACAGGTCCAATCCCTCGACTTCTACAATATTCATCGTATACGCTCCCCTTTGTCGGATTCGTCATCAGAAATAGTCGCTCATGCAAAACTACTACGTTATTCTAACATAGATGCAGGGCAATGCAACAGGTTGGAATCTTTACAATTGGCCCCTGTTCCCGATCGGCTGCGTCTATGGCGCATGGATTCCGTCCGATTGTACCTGCTTAAGCAGCTTGTCTTCGCCCTCGGCGTAGCGGTAAACCTCGACTATCTCCCCGTCAACCCGAACCTGGAAGAGCTGGTTCGCGTCATCGTAGATGAGTTTGTACGGCGGCTCTACCTGCAATGCGTCGTTCATGTCGATGTATTCGATCCGCTCGTTGCGTTTCTTCAACACATAAACCCTTTCGCGGAAATAGGGGGTTCCCGCCAGCACAATCTCCTTGACGCCGTCCCCATCCAAATCTCGCTCGTAAGCGGGCGAGTGCAGGGCCAATTCACTGATGACTTGATCGCCTTCCAGACTGAACCAGCGCGTGCACACCATAGATGGACCGCAGCTTCCGGTCAACCGGTAATCGAACTCCCCGAACGCCTCGCTGCGCGTTAGCTGGACCTCAGTCAGCCCGCCAACCCCATATTCCAGCACATATCCCGTATCCGCTGTTGAATGATCTTCTAAAATAAGTCCATCATAGGGGGGAGAATCTTCTTGCAATCGCACGTATGTCACATAACGTCCGATTTCATCAAAGGCAGATTCTGCCGTTATCTCGACAGTCGACAAAGGCACACGCTGCAGCGCTCTGCGCTGCCGCTCTCCTGCAATCCGCAGTTCCGCGGCATCTTCCAGCGATGTAAAAACAAGAGGAATTTCTTCTCCCGCTCCCTGCTGCCATCGATGCTCTTGCTGCAGCCAGCCAGCAGTACTGGCATACAATCCGGCAAAAATGACCAACAAACATACGGCCGCCACTTTCCACTTCCGCTTGATGATGAAGGTTTTGTCTGCGGACCGCTTCCCAATACGATCCATCACCGCTGCCTTCATCGCCTCGTCAAAGCGAATAGCGGGACCGGGCTGGTTCTTGACCAAAGCATACCAGTCAGGCTTCGAATTCTTCATGCTCCCAACACCTCAACTTTCGTTCCACTTCCCGGCGGGCGCGGAACAGTCTGGACTTCACCGTGCCTTCTGAGATCTGCAGCAGCTGTGCCATCTCCCGAATGGTGAGATCATGCTCCAAATCAAGGACCAGCACCTCGCGCAATTTTCGGGAGAGTCCCATTATCGTATCCCAAATGTAAGTAACGGATTGCTCGCTGATCCAATCGGCTTCGGCAGATCGTGCCTCCTCCTTGCTTCTCACGCTACCGAACAGCAGCACCTTGCGGAAATAGCCTGAACGCAGCTCATTCAATGCCTGATTGCGCGTGATCGCAAGCAGCCATGTCTTGAATGACGACTGCCCTCTGAACGTGCGAATGTGCAGGTGAGCCTTCACGAATACTTCCTGGGCAATATCCTTTGCCAGCTCTTCCTGCCCCGTGATTGCATAAGCGTAGCGCAGGACATCATTGCCGTACGTCGACATGATCTCAATCATCTCCTCGCTGCCGAGCGTCTCCGCATGCTTGAGATAATCCGGTTCCATCTGCTCACCTCCACCCTATTAGACAGCGGACCTGCCAAGAAGTTCCCTTTGCTTCCCAAACCATCGCAAAAAGCGGGTGTCCCCCAAGATGGAGAACACCCGCATCGCTGTCGTCAAAGCAACAGATTAATTGAAGAATACCGGCTGGCCGGTTTTGTCGGATTCATAAATGGCTTCCAGAATTTCCGAAACGACAAGCGCTTGCTCTGGCGTCACGGTTGGCTGCTTGTTGTTCAGGATCGCGTCCACCCATTGTCTCATTTCGACTACAGCCTCGCTTTCTTTCTCGCCATCATAGAACGCAACGCCGCCTGTATCGGTGGAGATGTGGTTCGTGAACAGGCGCGCATGCTTCTCGCCGTTGATGCGCAGACCGTCCTTCATGTCAGCTCCGCCTTCAGTGCCGCACAGCGTACATTTCGCCTCGTCCACTTCCAGCGTATTCAGCGCCCAGCTGGATTCGAGCATGATCGTCGCACCATTCTCCATGATGATCATGCCGAAAGCGGAATCCTCAACTGTAAATTCCTTCGGATCCCACGGTCCCCATGCATTCGCCGCATTTTCACGGGAGGAGAGCTTATGGTACGCCTTGCCGACTACCATCTTCGGCTTGTAGTTGTCCATCATCCACAGGGTCAAATCCAGCGCATGCGTGCCGATATCGATCAGCGGACCGCCGCCCTGCTTCTCTTCATCCAGGAACACGCCCCAAGTCGGAACAGCGCGACGGCGAACCGCATGCGCCTTGGCGAAGTAAATTTCGCCCAGCTCGCCATCCTGGCAAGCCTGCTTCAAGAATTGGCTGTCCGGACGGAAGCGGTTCTGGTAACTGATTGTCAGCAGCTTGTCTGATTTCTTGGAAGCTTCATACATGCGGCGCGCATCGGCTGCCGTCTTCGCCATTGGCTTCTCGCAATTGACATGCTTGCCTGCTTCCAGCGCCTCAATCGCGATGTCCGCATGCGAATTGTTCGGCGTACAAATATGTACGACATCTATGGAAGCGTCCTTCAGAAGCTCCTTATAGTCGACATAGGCCTTCGCGTCTGCTGTGCCATATTCTTGGGCCGCTTTCTGCGCACGCTCCTCCACGATATCGCAGAACGCAACCATCTCTACATTATCCAGCTTCTTCAAGCTCGGCATATGCTTGCCATTGGCGATGCCGCCGCAACCAATAATCCCTATTCTCAACTTCTGATTAGCCATTGTTCTACCTCCTGGTCGAATAAAATCAAATCGGGTATGTTCGTTTTATACTACATGTAGTATAGTGAACCTTAGAACAAAAAGAAAGCCACTATCTGGGCGAGCTTTTATGTTATTTTGCTCTAGTGAGGTCCCAAGACATGTATGTAAATGAAAAAATCGATTATGACAACCCGCTGCTCAGCATGCGCGTGCTCAGACCCACACATCGCAGCCATGATATGCTGAAGTGGCATTACCACAAAGAGACAGAAATTATTGCCGTGCTAAGCGGTACGCTCGAAGCTCATTTTGAAAACGGTACCACGATTCTCAACGACGGCGACTTGCTCCTGATCGGGCCATATCAGCTGCATCGCGACAGGGTGCTTTCAAGCGGCGGCATTGATTATGTAGTCCTGCAGTTCGATCCGGCCAAATTTTTCGATTTCGCCGCCATGCCTTACATCCGTCATTTCGCGGACACCTCTCTTCCTCTCAGCAGTCTGAATTATATCGTCCAGGAACAGCCGCACATCCGCAAGCAAATCCTGGAGAGCGCGCTGCGTATTCATAAGGAAGAGACCGAGAAGCAGGAGGGCTACGAGATTGCGATCATGATCGAAGTGCAGCGCATCTTCCTGCTGCTGCTGCGCCATGACAACAAAAAAGTGCTCTTGACTGTGAGCACTCCGGATATGAAACGGCTGAAGCCGGTCCTCGATTATATTGAAAGCAATATTGGAAACAAGGTCCAAGTGGAGGACAGCTGCCGCATGATTAATATGAGCTACTACTATTTCGTGAAGTATTTCAAGCGTGTCATGGGCATGTCCTTCACCGATTATGTGAACTTTCGCAAGATCAAGCACGCCGAACGCATTTTGCTGACCCAGGATCACAGCGTATCCTATGTAGGCGAGCTGATCGGCATGCCGAACATGGCTCATTTCTACAAGATCTTCC encodes:
- a CDS encoding methyl-accepting chemotaxis protein, which translates into the protein MFHSKLQGIDYTVAVKTMPEIDGKYVLLVETSSYLGPIYQMAQFMLFIIMGCIAVSILLILWFVRSLTRPLTQLKRIMEGVRNGNMQQPISIRTKVPEIVSLQSSFATMLDQMRTVIGELKDTTNDLNAAGGKLSETSEEALSYSQQLIESIHVVKDGAAQTAEGSETSLARFHEMKEKIESIMQSMSEVFVRSVQMDDSAKQGEESVASLMDTIRKYETEFTHMMNTVEEVKKHSSSISGQVGLIQEVASRTKLLALNASIEAARAGEAGKGFSVVATEIRNLADQSSVAAEVITKSIRNMEQVASEAMEEFHRMIGKIEVHLKDADQSKGAWDNLLDHIDTVSLRLKAMQGELQGLQQSVPLLQEVMMNFASVSQETSASAEQILSLSYDQMAQMESTHVTGQELTKLAHSLSAKTKRFQLN
- the pstB gene encoding phosphate ABC transporter ATP-binding protein PstB; this translates as MNIVEVEGLDLYYSEFHALKNISMTMRSHEVTAFIGPSGCGKSTFLRTLNRMNDLIQGVRITGKVKIKSQDIYESGINPELIRKEVGMVFQQPNPFPKSIYDNVAYGPKIHGIRNKADLDLIVEQSLRKAALWDEVKDHLKKNAFGLSGGQQQRLCIARALAVNPDILLMDEPTSALDPISTLKIEELIQEFKESYTIIIVTHNMQQAARVSDKTAFFLNGEVVEFGDTTQIFSTPTDQRTEDYITGRFG
- a CDS encoding RNA polymerase sigma factor, coding for MEPDYLKHAETLGSEEMIEIMSTYGNDVLRYAYAITGQEELAKDIAQEVFVKAHLHIRTFRGQSSFKTWLLAITRNQALNELRSGYFRKVLLFGSVRSKEEARSAEADWISEQSVTYIWDTIMGLSRKLREVLVLDLEHDLTIREMAQLLQISEGTVKSRLFRARREVERKLRCWEHEEFEA
- a CDS encoding Gfo/Idh/MocA family protein — encoded protein: MANQKLRIGIIGCGGIANGKHMPSLKKLDNVEMVAFCDIVEERAQKAAQEYGTADAKAYVDYKELLKDASIDVVHICTPNNSHADIAIEALEAGKHVNCEKPMAKTAADARRMYEASKKSDKLLTISYQNRFRPDSQFLKQACQDGELGEIYFAKAHAVRRRAVPTWGVFLDEEKQGGGPLIDIGTHALDLTLWMMDNYKPKMVVGKAYHKLSSRENAANAWGPWDPKEFTVEDSAFGMIIMENGATIMLESSWALNTLEVDEAKCTLCGTEGGADMKDGLRINGEKHARLFTNHISTDTGGVAFYDGEKESEAVVEMRQWVDAILNNKQPTVTPEQALVVSEILEAIYESDKTGQPVFFN
- a CDS encoding AraC family transcriptional regulator; protein product: MYVNEKIDYDNPLLSMRVLRPTHRSHDMLKWHYHKETEIIAVLSGTLEAHFENGTTILNDGDLLLIGPYQLHRDRVLSSGGIDYVVLQFDPAKFFDFAAMPYIRHFADTSLPLSSLNYIVQEQPHIRKQILESALRIHKEETEKQEGYEIAIMIEVQRIFLLLLRHDNKKVLLTVSTPDMKRLKPVLDYIESNIGNKVQVEDSCRMINMSYYYFVKYFKRVMGMSFTDYVNFRKIKHAERILLTQDHSVSYVGELIGMPNMAHFYKIFRKFNHCSPNEYRKNMKTWQKPVQDGTT